The Podospora pseudocomata strain CBS 415.72m chromosome 1 map unlocalized CBS415.72m_1, whole genome shotgun sequence genome has a segment encoding these proteins:
- a CDS encoding uncharacterized protein (COG:S; EggNog:ENOG503NX8A), which produces MGKRTKQYKKLMRSFQMLGFREPYQLLMTSDIVLDTMKLDLMTLFEKALSTKSLKPMITQCCIRAMYARNKEPGVAAAIERAKTFERRRCGHLMDEDPLTERECVMAVVDPKRRNENKFRYVVATQDEMLREKLRAVVPTPLMYVKRSVLILEPMAEASLKVREREEKAKFMSGITRGTHKRKREDDEDQSGSDEEDDKEKGKSSTQREDDKPKKKKNYGKKEPNPLAVKKAKKVTDGQKEQRPRKEETEAPAAEVAGEHKAKRKRRKKATTGKGASDKEISAAVDAAIAGADMQD; this is translated from the exons ATGGGCAAACGCACCAAGCAATACAAGAAGCTGATGCGGTCCTTCCAGATGCTCGGCTTCCGCGAGCCTTACCAGCTCCTCATGACGTCCGACATTGTGCTCGACACGATGAAGCTGGACCTGATGACCTTGTTCGAAAAGGCGCTGTCGACCAAGAGCCTCAAGCCGATGATCACGCAGTGCTGCATCCGGGCCATGTACGCGCGGAACAAGGAGCcgggggtggcggcggcgattGAGCGGGCAAAGACttttgagaggaggaggtgcgggCACCTGATGGACGAGGACCCGCTGACGGAGAGGGAGTgtgtgatggcggtggtggacccgaagaggaggaacgAGAACAAGTTTCGGTATGTGGTTGCGACGCAGGACGAGATGCTGAGGGAGAAGCTGAGGGCTGTGGTGCCGACGCCGTTGATGTATGTCAAGAGGAGTGTGTTGATTTTGGAGCCGATGGCGGAGGCGAGTTTGAAGGTtagggagcgggaggagaaggccaa GTTTATGAGCGGTATTACGAGAGGGACGCAtaagaggaagagagaggatgatgaggatcaGTCtgggagtgatgaggaggatgataaGGAAAAGGGTAAGAGTTCGACACAGCGTGAGGACGAcaagccgaagaagaagaagaactaCGGCAAGAAGGAACCGAACCCATTAGCGGTcaaaaaggcaaagaaggtcACGGATGGGCAGAAGGAGCAAAGGCCTAGGAAAGAGGAGACAGAAGCGCCGGCTGCGGAGGTAGCGGGCGAGCACAAGgccaaaaggaaaagaaggaaaaaggcTACGACTGGTAAGGGCGCTAGTGATAAGGAGATCTCGGCCGCGGTTGATGCTGCGATCGCGGGTGCAGATATGCAGGACTAA
- the RAD53 gene encoding Protein kinase protein rad53 (EggNog:ENOG503NVJ5; COG:T) has protein sequence MDSFGEDSQPTQATQNVVDPRRLGQQNSGFSDTDIADIICLLVPQSDAARREIRRIRLRTLEHTVGRDEALNLDVEEDGEDVIGGQGFPGHGVGEYHIALRFSTEIKSVVNGFTFGRNESRCDIVFEDDPMRRLSNTHFRIYLNDHGVLMIEDMSTNGTVVDEQLLRRKGEPPLDVKRTLRSGSNIKILMHEEARDLKFRVWIPIRQGYSNEAYKQNLRTYISNRAALTVDVNATIVPGPGGRVDIFKPAAPRAAPAQRQTPNNPVAVRRAQPGPSDQQNTDDIFDGLPKAWGGSQKYNRVGEVGRGAFATVYKVTSRFSGEPYAAKELDKRKFMKNGVLDQKVENEMRIMQKVKHPNIVEYVEHLDWDNRLLIIIMEYVGKGDLGRLISEYGPLTEDTTRTMATQLLDALDYLHKMNITHRDVKPDNILVSSHDPFVVKLTDFGLSKMIDHDQTFLRTFCGTLLYCAPEVYSEYTEYDSRGRRHPRNRRLHPQTGQRYDHAVDIWSLGGVLFYTMTKSPPFPAQSGASHSALLHQIMTKPLNIAPLQQAQISEEGIKFIQGMLDRKPENRATIEALQQHPWIQPPPPPQVDEVSDQELSFNASQLSIQDQDLQMPFEDHLIPASDDEDLPDQEPVPTGGYESEKENYTFGAGNQPQPQPQRLFGEVNPSAIGSQGAVAAHRLNLPVSKDSFASSASTEILGSDNEIKDSFESDQHSTPRQKKQFSQIPSVGLEEGSFSLSQSRSTEDLNTKTFDVASQSLGGAESILENLNMKSRVGSLLASRGSEVNSSKRKQDSSSEDEAQRGPVSDGRGLKRFRSDPTTVQKQQQQQQQQQQQQEVAIRTLDRKDFDLMSQIPSIPKQSVQIDIPVHKATYWLANDRSTWHLTYPEMTQLQFDAFKTAAKARGEDFAPGKTPLWDLAMKYFPPTNRERPGKIRRTFEDSGDHTMPSTAIDSQASQHVEIPDTQDAYTTMAMYSERMKPVIACLKSTPSSVVHFIQVLVTECMISWGRSVDNTRSYEPKSESRVPKYAFKLLLWKNNFDATINRNWRPWNKRYEPDEEEFMFYICTKATNGIWINGEKLRSHLNENKKADGPYKYWAPLYDGDRVSVWQTIDGNSRTELTFRCVWGGSAKPRPGYGPQAIPTMVDTDTARQLDHLCDKIERKMRSLNEHDLCMEEAEYDMNERHKHIDREREKSKQFEKLRRQADRGGRRPSPMPGITYGNADSTPAMWTSQFRGGVPVFRRPSPTASDLLRAARY, from the exons ATGGACTCTTTTGGGGAGGATTCGCAGCCGACTCaag CGACGCAAAACGTCGTGGATCCGAGACGGCTGGGACAGCagaactcgggcttctcaGATACAGACATCGCCGACATAATATGTCTTCTTGTTCCGCAGTCGGATGCTGCACGCCGAGAAATCAGAAGAATCAGACTCCGAACACTAGAGCACACGGTTGGGAGGGATGAGGCGCTCAACTtggatgtggaagaggatggggaggatgtaaTTGGGGGCCAGGGCTTTCCGGGACATGGTGTAGGGGAGTATCACATTGCGCTGAGGTTTTCCACCGAGATTAAGAGTGTTGTAAATGGCTTCACATTTGGACGAAACGAAAGTCGTTGCGACATTGTTTTCGAAGACGACCCGATGCGACGGCTGAGCAACACCCACTTCCGCATCTACCTCAACGACCACGGGGTTTTGATGATTGAGGACATGTCGACAAACGGCACCGTTGTTGATGAGCAGCTCTTACGACGAAAGGGCGAGCCACCGCTCGATGTGAAGAGGACACTAAGGAGCGGTTCGAATATTAAGATTTTGATGCATGAGGAGGCAAGAGACCTCAAGTTCAGGGTCTGGATACCAATCCGGCAGGGCTACTCAAATGAAGCCTACAAGCAAAACCTACGAACATACATTTCAAATCGAGCAGCACTCACGGTAGATGTGAACGCAACCATCGTGCCCGGCCCTGGTGGGCGT GTTGACATATTCAAGCCCGCGGCACCCAGAGCAGCTCCTGCGCAAAGGCAAACGCCCAATAACCCGGTAGCTGTTCGTCGGGCACAGCCAGGTCCTTCAGATCAACAAAATACCGATGATATCTTTGATGGTCTTCCAAAGGCGTGGGGTGGGTCGCAAAAGTACAACCGTGTGGGCGAGGTGGGCAGAGGCGCCTTCGCTACCGTCTACAAGGTGACCTCGAGGTTCAGCGGTGAACCTTATGCGGCCAAAGAACTCGACAAGCGGAAGTTCATGAAGAACGGCGTCTTGGACCAGAAGGTTGAGAACGAAATGCGCATCATGCAAAAAGTCAAACAT CCAAACATTGTCGAATACGTCGAGCATCTCGACTGGGATAACCGGCTGTTGATCATTATTATGGAATATGTCGGCAAAGGAGATCTCGGGAGGTTGATCTCGGAGTATGGGCCTCTCACCGAGGACACCACGAGGACCATGGCAACCCAGCTGCTGGATGCCTTGGATTATCTTCACAAGATGAACATCACCCACCGTGATGTGAAGCCGGACAACATTCTAGTGAGCTCACATGATCCATTTGTGGTCAAGCTCACGGATTTTGGGCTTTCCAAGATGATTGATCACGACCAGACGTTTCTCAGGACCTTTTGTGGTACCCTCCTGTATTGCGCCCCTGAAGTATACTCGGAATATACCGAATACGATAGCAGAGGCAGACGGCATCCCCGAAATCGACGTCTCCACCCACAAACTGGTCAGAGATACGATCACGCGGTTGACATTTGGTCCTTGGGAGGCGTTCTTTTCTACACAATGACGAaatcacccccctttccggCTCAAAGCGGAGCTAGTCACTCGGCGCTCCTTCATCAGATCATGACCAAACCCCTCAACATAGCACCCCTTCAACAAGCCCAAATCTCAGAAGAGGGTATCAAGTTCATCCAGGGCATGCTCGACCGTAAACCAGAGAACCGAGCAACGATTGAAGcgctccagcagcacccctGGATTcagccgcctccaccaccgcaggTCGATGAAGTATCCGACCAGGAGCTCAGCTTCAATGCTTCACAGCTCAGCATCCAGGATCAAGACTTGCAGATGCCGTTTGAGGACCATCTGATTCCAGCCAGCGACGATGAAGATCTCCCTGATCAGGAGCCAGTTCCAACCGGCGGATACGAGTCCGAGAAGGAGAACTACACATTTGGAGCCGGTAACCAGCCacagcctcaacctcaacgtCTCTTTGGAGAAGTAAATCCGTCAGCTATAGGGAGTCAAGGCGCAGTGGCGGCCCATCGTCTGAATCTGCCCGTGTCCAAAGACAGCTTTGCGTCAAGCGCATCGACGGAGATTTTAGGATCCGACAATGAAATCAAGGACAGCTTTGAGTCTGACCAACACTCCACACCGCGGCAGAAGAAGCAGTTCTCGCAAATTCCCTCTGTCGGTCTGGAGGAAGGGTCCTTCTCGCTCAGCCAGAGCAGATCCACGGAggacctcaacaccaagacctTTGATGTGGCATCACAGAGCTTGGGGGGCGCCGAGTCCATCCTGGAGAATCTTAATATGAAGTCACGCGTCGGCTCCCTCCTTGCCTCTCGTGGAAGTGAGGTGAACTCCAGCAAACGCAAGCAGGATTCATCCAGCGAAGATGAGGCTCAGCGAGGGCCTGTATCCGATGGGCGCGGTCTGAAGAGGTTTCGATCAGACCCTACAACGGTTCaaaagcaacagcaacaacaacagcagcagcagcagcagcaagaagtcGCCATTCGCACGCTCGATAGGAAGGACTTTGATTTGATGTCGCAAATCCCATCGATTCCTAAGCAGTCGGTGCAGATCGACATTCCAGTCCACAAGGCTACATACTGGCTGGCTAATGACAGGAGCACCTGGCATCTGACGTACCCCGAGATGACACAGCTACAGTTCGACGCCTTCAAAACGGCAGCCAAAGCCAGAGGAGAAGACTTTGCTCCAGGCAAAACCCCTCTTTGGGACCTGGCAATGAAGTACTTCCCACCCACCAATCGGGAGCGGCCAGGCAAGATCAGAAGGACCTTTGAAGATTCCGGAGACCACACGATGCCGTCTACTGCAATCGACTCCCAGGCGAGTCAGCATGTCGAGATCCCAGACACCCAGGACGCGTATACCACCATGGCTATGTACTCGGAGCGGATGAAGCCAGTGATTGCGTGTTTGAAGTCAACACCCAGTTCAGTGGTTCACTTCATTCAGGTCCTGGTAACTGAGTGCATGATCTCCTGGGGCCGTTCAGTCGATAATACTCGCTCGTACGAGCCCAAATCGGAGAGCAGAGTCCCAAAATACGCAttcaagctcctcctgtGGAAGAACAACTTTGATGCGACCATCAACAGGAACTGGCGGCCTTGGAACAAGCGCTACGAGcctgacgaggaggagttcATGTTTTACATTTGCACCAAGGCGACCAACGGCATCTGGATCAACGGCGAGAAATTGCGCTCTCACCTGAACGAGAACAAGAAAGCCGACGGCCCTTACAAGTACTGGGCTCCCCTCTACGACGGCGACCGCGTCTCCGTCTGGCAGACCATCGACGGCAATTCCAGAACTGAGCTCACCTTTCGTTGCGTCTGGGGAGGCAGCGCGAAACCTCGTCCCGGCTACGGTCCTCAAGCTATCCCAACCATGGTCGACACGGACACTGCCCGCCAACTGGATCACCTCTGCGACAAGATTGAGCGCAAGATGCGCAGTCTGAACGAGCACGACCTCTGtatggaggaggcggagtATGACATGAACGAACGCCACAAGCACATTGACcgggagagggaaaagtcGAAGCAGTttgagaagctgaggaggcAGGCGGacaggggtgggaggaggccgagccCGATGCCGGGGATCACGTATGGGAACGCGGATTCCACGCCGGCGATGTGGACTAGTCAGTTCAGAGGGGGGGTGCCTGTTTTTAGGAGGCCGAGTCCGACTGCTTCGGATTTGTTGAGGGCTGCGAGGTATTGA
- a CDS encoding uncharacterized protein (EggNog:ENOG503NX0R; COG:T), which yields MARQGRVRSFIAQFTPRRDSGTPTPAPASPPKSIESSCQSSPIPSKPDSRLDTSVTSPSSSPPFQTSPTLQGSPTLQESSESELPPDSTAETTPISSPEDEHAPVVKRLPPSPPPSPRPKANRRERPRSLSQTYRPLIMELSSQTPAEFLPIFSLLNSHSNKLYQEGYFLKLDDQDIKGKPNPDRTWTECFAQLVGTVLSLWDAAELDAAGDDGEVLPKFINLTDASIKMIESLPTRSADEQPLQNILSISTAGRNRYLLHFNSHHSLIQWTSGIRLAMYEHSTLQEAYTGAVVAGKGKTLNSINIIMERARVPVQEYVRVRFGAGVPWRRCWCVIEPPSEKEYQKAQKEHKKRSAYDRSHAPILKGEIRFFDTKKEAEKKKKHQKPIATITDAYAAYAIYPQAKALIDGSTLLKIEGDIHIHSEPPSSTEGFVFIMPESHPMVPGFEMLLRFLFPTWDTFGLYGRPGRLCASPRDSRSLMFAMPKHKKYGYLELLDVSGLITTDGSSSWSEREWRKKLKELTGTRMLDMEAAGDTASQSSKRLSQGGQSKPRVGFASDDGSSGRSSRSMSMTRPGTRTDSAPPDANRERAPYVMAGHGKHTRNISDTQIENHSPYPYDMDHHAVGPSAMRPADRARTFASDLAPTPERVSSEDEYPRGMAGYNLNEMQRMMTPEPVAPPPAFAHGAESRPYPKPQPSPELRREHNRLSDTTLSQLANAGGLGPGGYPDEQLRGDYAMSPQSGYNGPRGQPVQTQTTSAVTMESDANYNGSREVLTAPTTYQGSPGSLPPRLDSLQNQSDSPLKHSVLRPDSNTTRHMNSGPSAGPSPTDFGMRPAMSQQPHGNQTTQSSGPPSGRQTPPPSRADMAFNFPERSPIHRKPLPASTTRLQHKNQEPVSPISFSPPPPNRSESHSDDGASTASPDYASTHRGSIELPVRSTERPRIGVLKSTGEDAPVSGVKAGEGYKIPDIDFGRTLNYGALPPGKVLSAPGSSHGADSGSGMESPRHATTPSGRKSPGPGPAYCHRRQESSDSFRRSVAWQPGVVPGPSTSIDRSISPEQFVQQRATMHQRNPSGYTLNEFRAGTPTSPYKRPNSNPASQSRSNSADLLSSGRPVSQAGMLALSSGEVSSHLSAREQEHVARMTGSPLIAIAGNKNAPQAKVGLVGAIEARERERAQMRQGIGGQAVAHAIDQRNREQHQQAQRAAQAAFAQQQAHFAAQYQGSPRPQFPLQYGPQSWPPQGMSQHGSLSGAPPVNQAFASGGGWGQQGQIGLGMSNSPPPQAPFAAATVPGGPRSGTPGRMTFQGQAF from the exons ATGGCCCGCCAGGGACGAG TGCGCTCGTTTATAGCCCAGTTCACACCTCGCAGGGATTCCGGAACCCCTACACCCGCACctgcatcaccacccaagagCATCGAATCCTCCTGCCAGTCGTCCCCGATCCCGTCAAAACCGGATTCTAGGCTCGACACCTCCGtcacctcaccttcctcatcGCCACCCTTCCAGACCTCGCCGACACTGCAAGGCTCGCCGACGCTGCAAGAGTCCTCCGAGAGCGAACTGCCGCCAGACTCGACTGCCGAAACAACACCCATCTCGTCTCCTGAAGACGAACATGCTCCAGTGGTAAAACGGCTGCCAccgtctcccccaccaagccCTCGACCTAAAGCGAACCGACGCGAGAGACCTCGCTCCCTCTCGCAAACATATCGTCCGCTTATCATGGAATTGTCTAGTCAGACCCCAGCAGAGTTTCTGCCCATTTTTAGCCTGCTAAACAGTCACTCCAACAAGCTGTATCAGGAGGGCTACTTTCTCAAGCTTGACGACCAAGACATTA AAGGAAAACCTAACCCCGATCGAACATGGACCGAGTGCTTCGCTCAGCTTGTCGGCACTGTGTTGTCGTTGTGGGACGCCGCCGAGTTGGATGCCGCTGGTGACGACGGGGAGGTGTTGCCCAAGTTCATCAACTTGACCGATGCTTCGATCAAGATG ATCGAATCGCTTCCAACAAGGTCCGCCGATGAGCAGCCATTACAAAATATCCTCAGCATTAGCACCGCAGGCCGAAATCGCTATTTGCTTCACTTTAACTCGCACCATTCTTTGATCCAGTGGACTTCCGGCATCCGGTTGGCCATGTATGAGCATTCGACACTTCAAGAGGCATACACGGGCGCCGTGGTggccggcaagggcaagaccctcaacagcatcaacatcatcatggaACGCGCCAGGGTTCCCGTTCAGGAATACGTCCGTGTAAGGTTCGGTGCCGGTGTCCCCTGGAGACGTTGTTGGTGTGTGATAGAACCACCCAGCGAGAAGGAGTATCAGAAGGCACAAAAGGAGCACAAGAAGCGTTCTGCCTATGACCGATCACATGCACCCATCTTAAAGGGTGAGATCAGGTTCTTCGACAccaagaaggaggccgagaagaagaagaagcaccaAAAGCCAATAGCGACCATCACCGATGCCTATGCAGCCTACGCTATTTACCCACAGGCCAAGGCGCTGATCGATGGCTCGACTCTGCTGAAAATTGAGGGTGATATCCACATCCACTCcgaaccaccatcatcaaccgagggcttcgtcttcatcatgcCCGAGTCGCATCCGATGGTCCCTGGTTTTGAGATGTTGCTgcgcttcctcttcccaacCTGGGACACGTTTGGTCTGTACGGTCGTCCGGGTCGGTTGTGTGCAAGCCCTAGAGACTCGCGCTCTCTCATGTTTGCGATGCCAAAGCACAAGAAATATGGATATCTCGAGTTGCTCGATGTCAGTGggctcatcaccaccgacggAAGCTCCTCTTggtcggagagggagtggCGGAAGAAGTTGAAAGAGCTGACGGGGACTCGCATGTTGGATATGGAGGCGGCTGGAGATACCGCAAGCCAAAGCAGCAAGCGGCTAAGCCAGGGCGGACAGTCGAAGCCGAGAGTAGGCTTTGCATCGGATGATGGAAGTTCTGGGCGGTCATCAAGGTCCATGTCTATGACTCGGCCGGGTACGCGAACAGACTCTGCACCTCCAGATGCCAACAGGGAGAGGGCACCATACGTTATGGCCGGTCATGGCAAGCACACGCGCAACATCTCGGATACCCAGATCGAGAACCACTCACCTTACCCTTATGATATGGATCATCACGCAGTCGGCCCTTCGGCCATGCGCCCCGCTGACCGAGCCAGGACATTTGCAAGCGATTTGGCGCCCACCCCGGAGAGGGTCAGCTCCGAGGATGAATATCCTAGAGGCATGGCTGGCTACAACCTGAATGAAATGCAGCGGATGATGACCCCCGAGCCGGtcgctccccctccagcatTTGCTCATGGCGCAGAATCTCGGCCTTATCCCAAGCCCCAGCCTTCACCTGAGTTGCGTCGGGAACACAACAGGTTGTCCGACACTACGCTTTCCCAGCTGGCCAACGCAGGAGGCTTGGGACCTGGAGGATACCCGGATGAGCAGCTGCGCGGCGACTACGCGATGAGCCCACAATCTGGATACAACGGCCCACGAGGTCAACCGGTACAGACACAAACCACCAGCGCCGTTACCATGGAATCAGATGCTAATTACAATGGATCTCGTGAAGTTTTGACAGCTCCCACTACCTACCAAGGCTCTCCTGGGTCCCTTCCACCGCGCCTGGATTCGTTACAAAACCAGTCAGATTCTCCCCTAAAACATTCCGTCCTACGTCCCGATAGCAACACCACGCGACACATGAACTCTGGTCCATCAGCCGGCCCCTCTCCCACTGACTTCGGTATGCGCCCTGCAATGAGTCAACAGCCACATGGAAATCAAACAACACAGTCTTCGGGCCCTCCTAGTGGCCGGCAGACCCCACCGCCTTCCAGGGCTGATATGGCGTTCAATTTTCCAGAAAGGTCCCCGATTCATCGCAAACCTCTGCCTGCTAGCACCACCCGCCTACAGCACAAGAACCAGGAACCAGTCTCTCCCATCTCCTtttccccgccccctccaaacaGGTCAGAAAGTCATTCCGATGATGGCGCTTCCACAGCAAGCCCTGATTACGCTAGTACGCACCGGGGTTCGATAGAACTGCCAGTGAGATCGACGGAACGGCCGCGGATCGGCGTGCTCAAGTCCACGGGTGAGGATGCGCCTGTCTCTGGTGTCAAGGCTGGAGAAGGGTACAAAATTCCAGATATCGATTTTGGGCGGACTTTGAACTATGGAGCACTTCCACCTGGGAAGGTGTTGTCGGCACCAGGCTCTTCACACGGAGCTGATTCTGGATCTGGAATGGAATCCCCACGTCATGCAACCACACCCTCTGGTAGAAAATCTCCTGGCCCTGGTCCTGCGTATTGCCATCGGCGTCAAGAATCGAGCGATTCCTTCCGTCGAAGCGTGGCCTGGCAACCGGGTGTCGTACCAGGTCCCAGCACATCCATTGATAGATCAATTTCCCCTGAACAGTTTGTCCAACAACGTGCGACTATGCATCAGCGCAACCCCTCAGGCTACACTCTCAACGAGTTTCGAGCGGGTACCCCTACATCCCCATACAAGCGGCCAAACAGTAATCCAGCATCCCAATCGCGGTCGAATTCTGCTGACCTACTCTCATCTGGTCGCCCTGTGAGCCAGGCTGGGATGCTTGCTCTGTCCAGCGGCGAAGTCTCGTCGCACTTGTCGGCACGCGAGCAAGAACACGTCGCGAGGATGACGGGCAGCCCTCTCATTGCCATCGCTGGCAACAAGAACGCTCCCCAGGCCAAGGTTGGCCTGGTCGGTGCAATTGAGGCGCGCGAGCGTGAAAGGGCTCAGATGAGGCAAGGGATCGGTGGCCAAGCTGTTGCGCATGCTATTGATCAACGAAATCGGGAGCAGCATCAACAGGCGCAGCGAGCTGCCCAGGCTGCTTTCGCTCAGCAACAGGCTCATTTTGCAGCTCAATACCAAGGCTCCCCTCGCCCCCAGTTTCCCCTTCAGTATGGGCCACAGTCATGGCCTCCCCAAGGGATGTCTCAACATGGCTCACTGAGTGGCGCGCCTCCGGTTAACCAAGCGTTTGCGTCTGGCGGTGGATGGGGACAGCAGGGGCAAATAGGGTTAGGAATGAGCAactcgccgccaccacagGCTCCGTTTGCAGCGGCTACGGTGCCAGGCGGTCCTCGATCCGGGACGCCGGGGAGAATGACGTTTCAAGGCCAGGCTTTCTAG
- a CDS encoding uncharacterized protein (EggNog:ENOG503NY5Q; COG:T), which produces MRRLAPRLLKAPTTHARLRAAVPAALVLRSPWSPRPKFPTLLHEALPTPSQRATFRTATPLLYSTDNNDTIAGETVATTTESTSSASSSEEPPPPLPLDDDGRLDPSVFPKLPFCFDTGIGLFAKRTPRPFPPPFLSPPSGSFSDPLSTHDRSRDRRKVYVNGHLIQGYTNGDDAVFASKYFICANDGVGAWSMRPRGHAGLWARLILHFWATNIFQDAASHSQRDYHPDPVSYLQHAYEQTVEATSEPNDWQGTTTAAGALLHFRKNSETGDPEPLVYVTNIGDSQVMVVRPSTREMVFKSKEQWHWFDCPRQLGTNSPDTPVNCAVVDEVPIREGDVVLAMSDGVIDNLWAHEIVEKVSESVERWERGEGREEGIVEGEDGKDMMGFVAEELKEAAKVIALDPFAESPFMEHAIEEGLASGGGKLDDISVVAAMCRKNKG; this is translated from the exons ATGAGAAGACTAGCTCCCCGATTGCTCAAAGCCCCGACAACACACGCGCGATTGAGGGCGGCTGTTCCGGCGGCCCTGGTCCTGCGATCACCATGGTCCCCTCGTCCGAAGTTTCCGACATTGCTACATGAGGCGCTGCCAACGCCGAGTCAGCGGGCGACATTCCGGACTGCAACTCCGTTGCTGTATTCGACGGACAATAATGACACAATTGCTGGCGAGACTGTTGCGACGACGACCGAATctacctcctccgcatctTCCTCCGaagaaccaccacctccgctgccgctggATGATGACGGCAGACTGGACCCGTCGGTTTTCCCGAAACTGCCGTTTTGTTTCGACACGGGGATTGGGCTCTTCGCCAaaagaacaccaaggccgTTCCCGCCGCCGTTCTTGTCGCCTCCTTCGGGGTCGTTTAGTGATCCCCTTAGCACGCATGATCGAAGTCGGGATAGGAGGAAGGTGTATGTGAATGGGCATTTGATTCAGGGGTATACCAATGGGGATGATGCTGTTTTTGCGAGCAAGTACTTTATTTGCGCGAATGATGGGGTGGGCGCTTGGAGTATGAGGCCGAGGGGGCATGCTGG TCTCTGGGCCCGGTTAATCTTGCATTTCTGGGCGACGAATATATTCCAAGACGCGGCAAGTCATAGCCAGAGAGACTACCACCCCGATCCTGTATCCTACCTCCAGCACGCGTACGAGCAAACGGTCGAGGCGACTTCGGAACCGAACGACTGGCAGGGAACGACCACGGCGGCTGGCGCACTGCTTCACTTTCGGAAAAATTCCGAAACGGGCGACCCTGAACCACTGGTGTATGTCACCAACATAGGAGACTCGCAAGTGATGGTTGTGCGCCCGTCAACGAGGGAAATGGTGTTTAAATCTAAGGAACAGTGGCACTGGTTTGATTGCCCTAGGCAGCTTGGTACGAACAGTCCGGACACGCCGGTGAATTGTGCCGTGGTGGACGAGGTACCGATACGGGAAGGGGATGTGGTGCTCGCAATGTCGGACGGGGTGATTGATAATCTGTGGGCGCATGAGATTGTGGAAAAGGTTAGCGAGAGCGTGGAacggtgggagaggggggaggggagggaggaagggattgtggagggggaggatgggaaggatatgatggggtttgtggcggaggagctgaaggaggcggcgaaGGTGATTGCTCTTGATCCTTTTGCGGAGAGTCCGTTTATGGAGCATGCCATCGAGGAGGGTTTGGCTAGTGGGGGTG GAAAGCTTGATGATATCAGTGTTGTTGCGGCGATGTGCAGGAAGAACAAGGGGTGA